A window from Ardenticatenales bacterium encodes these proteins:
- the prfB gene encoding peptide chain release factor 2 (programmed frameshift) codes for MEEITTQLEEINTTVSILRRRLDVAGKLVKIAQLEELTAGPGFWNDPRQAQQVMRELTRLREQAVIWDRLSHQIEDALLLSGLDDAEMEAELTHEVERLQEEVNKLEFQTLFSGRYDDRDAIFAIHAGAGGTEAQDWALMLQRMVIRWAESHGFSVDILDQSDGDEAGIKSTLMSIRGEYAYGWLRSERGVHRLVRISPFDASSRRHTSFAKMEVWPDVAEEIEIDIDEKDLRIDRFRASGAGGQHVQKNETAVRITHLPTGIVVSCQNQRSLTQNLDTAMKILKAQLFDLAQQKQDAAIAELKGEDVDAGWGNQIRSYVLHPYKMVKDHRTGHETGNTQPVLDGRLDGFMEAYLRFSLDQPTGHQMGENNGSR; via the exons ATGGAAGAAATCACAACACAACTCGAGGAAATCAACACAACCGTCTCTATTCTGCGGAGGCGTCTT GACGTAGCCGGCAAATTAGTGAAGATTGCCCAACTGGAAGAGCTGACAGCGGGGCCAGGTTTCTGGAACGATCCGCGGCAGGCGCAGCAGGTGATGCGCGAATTGACGCGGCTGCGAGAACAGGCCGTGATCTGGGACAGGTTAAGCCACCAAATTGAGGACGCGCTGCTTCTGTCCGGTCTGGATGACGCGGAAATGGAAGCGGAATTGACGCATGAGGTAGAGCGGCTGCAAGAAGAAGTCAACAAACTGGAATTCCAGACGCTCTTTTCCGGGCGGTATGATGATCGAGACGCGATATTCGCCATTCATGCGGGCGCCGGCGGCACGGAGGCCCAGGATTGGGCGCTGATGTTGCAGCGCATGGTTATCCGTTGGGCGGAATCGCATGGATTCTCCGTGGATATTCTGGACCAAAGCGACGGGGATGAAGCGGGCATCAAAAGTACGCTGATGTCCATTCGGGGAGAATATGCGTATGGCTGGCTTAGATCGGAGCGCGGCGTCCACCGACTGGTGCGCATTTCCCCCTTCGATGCTTCCAGCCGCCGCCATACCTCCTTCGCCAAGATGGAAGTGTGGCCGGATGTCGCGGAAGAGATAGAAATCGACATCGACGAAAAAGATTTGCGTATTGATCGTTTTCGGGCCAGCGGCGCGGGTGGGCAGCATGTGCAAAAGAATGAAACGGCGGTGCGGATCACGCATCTGCCAACGGGCATTGTCGTTTCCTGCCAGAATCAGCGTTCTTTGACGCAAAATCTGGACACGGCAATGAAGATTTTGAAGGCGCAGCTTTTCGATCTGGCGCAGCAAAAGCAAGATGCGGCGATTGCGGAGCTGAAAGGCGAAGATGTGGATGCGGGCTGGGGCAATCAGATTCGCTCCTATGTGCTGCATCCCTACAAGATGGTCAAGGACCATCGCACCGGTCACGAGACCGGAAATACGCAGCCTGTGTTAGATGGTCGGCTGGATGGTTTTATGGAAGCGTACTTACGTTTTTCGCTGGACCAGCCGACCGGTCACCAGATGGGAGAAAACAATGGCTCAAGGTAA
- a CDS encoding histone deacetylase — translation MNQQLPTCLVYAPALAHTWPDHPENAERTQAIRDLLRADGIWGRVAHVPPVPASDEQLISVHSPRLLRALRQMAGEGGGFIGGDTYVTEASYDLARLAAGGCCAAADHIMRGHSGNGLAIVRPPGHHAGKSQVSGFCLINNIAVAARHLQAVYGLRRILVIDVDVHHGNGTQDIFYDDPTVLFITSHLYLPLYFYPGSGAAHETGRGPGRGFTLNVPVPAYVGDNGYRRLFAEVICPKIAAFRPEFVLVSIGFDAHWADPLSASGLTLTGYAQIVRTLLRVATEQCQGRILFILEGGYLQKALTYGVLNLLTALTGRQEVRDPLGPLPHPEADVSDLIADLRHRHLLSEGNSA, via the coding sequence CCTCGCCCACACCTGGCCCGATCATCCGGAAAACGCGGAACGGACACAGGCGATCCGCGATCTTTTGCGCGCCGATGGGATTTGGGGGCGGGTGGCGCATGTGCCTCCCGTGCCGGCATCGGACGAACAACTCATCAGCGTCCATAGCCCGCGCCTCCTGCGCGCCTTGCGCCAAATGGCCGGCGAAGGCGGCGGCTTCATCGGCGGTGATACGTACGTCACCGAAGCCAGCTACGACCTGGCCCGGCTCGCCGCCGGCGGTTGCTGCGCCGCCGCCGACCACATCATGCGCGGCCACAGCGGCAATGGTCTGGCTATTGTGCGTCCACCGGGGCATCATGCCGGCAAATCCCAGGTCAGCGGCTTCTGTCTCATCAACAACATCGCCGTTGCCGCCCGCCACCTCCAGGCCGTCTATGGTCTGCGCCGCATCCTCGTCATAGACGTAGACGTTCATCATGGCAATGGCACACAAGACATATTCTACGACGACCCTACCGTCCTGTTCATCACCAGTCATCTCTACCTGCCGCTTTACTTCTACCCTGGTTCCGGCGCGGCGCACGAAACGGGTCGCGGTCCAGGGCGCGGCTTCACGTTGAACGTTCCCGTGCCCGCCTACGTCGGCGACAACGGCTACCGGCGGCTTTTTGCCGAAGTCATTTGCCCCAAGATCGCCGCCTTCCGCCCCGAATTCGTCCTCGTTTCCATCGGATTCGACGCCCATTGGGCCGATCCCCTCTCCGCCTCTGGCCTTACACTCACAGGCTACGCCCAGATTGTACGCACGCTGCTGCGTGTTGCTACGGAGCAGTGCCAGGGGCGCATCTTGTTTATCCTCGAAGGCGGCTATTTGCAAAAAGCCTTGACCTATGGCGTCCTCAATTTGCTCACCGCGCTCACCGGGCGGCAGGAGGTGCGCGACCCGCTCGGTCCCTTGCCACACCCCGAAGCGGATGTGTCCGACCTGATTGCGGATCTGCGCCATCGACATTTGCTTTCTGAGGGGAATTCCGCATAA
- the xseA gene encoding exodeoxyribonuclease VII large subunit, which translates to MFSLPSPTNDAWSVTELTRYIRELFEIDFRLQDVTVNGEISNFTRARSGHLYFTLKDGGAQLKCVMWRSAAERLRFAPQDGDAVVTQGRVSVYESGGVYQLYAERMWNAGIGNLAAAFEQLKQKLAAAGLFDPTHKQPIPPLPRKIGIVTSPDAAALRDILNVLRRRYPLASVLIAPTLVQGAEAPAQIVRALRWLDGRDDLDTIILARGGGSIEDLWAFNDEQVAQTIFAARHPIICGVGHETDFTIADFVADLRAPTPSAAAELAVPDVAELLPLVHDQRQSLQQHVMGIMQQSRWQLDHLVRSLRHLSPRTRLQSNWQQLDSLTLRLERGIDQRLSQYRADLVLAQTQLHAVSPLATLARGYAIVRRADGRLVYHVRDVTPGDPVQIQVADGVIRATVASAKP; encoded by the coding sequence GTGTTCTCGCTTCCTTCCCCGACAAACGACGCCTGGAGCGTCACGGAACTGACGCGGTATATCCGCGAGTTGTTCGAGATTGATTTTCGCCTGCAAGATGTAACCGTCAACGGCGAAATCTCGAATTTTACGCGCGCGCGTTCGGGTCATCTCTATTTCACGCTGAAAGATGGCGGGGCGCAGTTGAAATGCGTCATGTGGCGGTCGGCGGCGGAGCGGCTGCGCTTTGCGCCGCAGGATGGGGACGCGGTGGTGACGCAGGGGCGGGTTTCGGTGTATGAGAGCGGCGGGGTGTATCAACTGTATGCGGAGAGGATGTGGAATGCCGGCATCGGCAACCTCGCCGCCGCCTTTGAACAACTCAAACAAAAACTGGCCGCCGCCGGCCTTTTCGACCCCACCCACAAACAACCCATCCCCCCCCTCCCCCGCAAAATCGGCATCGTCACCTCCCCCGACGCCGCCGCCCTGCGCGACATCCTCAACGTCCTCCGCCGTCGCTATCCCCTCGCCTCCGTCCTCATCGCCCCCACCCTCGTCCAGGGAGCCGAAGCCCCCGCCCAGATCGTGCGCGCCTTACGTTGGCTCGATGGCCGCGACGACCTGGACACCATCATCCTCGCTCGCGGTGGCGGCTCCATCGAAGACCTGTGGGCCTTCAACGACGAACAAGTCGCGCAAACCATCTTCGCCGCCCGCCACCCCATCATCTGCGGCGTCGGCCACGAAACAGACTTCACCATCGCCGATTTCGTCGCCGACCTGCGCGCCCCTACTCCTTCCGCCGCTGCCGAACTGGCCGTACCCGATGTAGCCGAACTGCTACCCCTCGTCCACGATCAGCGGCAAAGCCTGCAGCAACATGTGATGGGCATCATGCAGCAATCCCGCTGGCAACTGGACCATCTCGTCCGCTCCCTACGCCACCTCAGCCCCCGAACGCGGCTGCAAAGCAACTGGCAGCAACTCGACAGCCTCACCCTCCGCCTGGAACGCGGCATAGACCAGCGGCTAAGCCAATACCGCGCCGACCTGGTCCTGGCTCAGACCCAACTCCACGCCGTCAGCCCTCTGGCAACCCTTGCCCGCGGCTATGCCATCGTCCGCCGCGCCGATGGTCGCCTGGTGTATCACGTCCGGGACGTAACGCCCGGCGACCCCGTGCAAATTCAGGTAGCCGACGGCGTGATCCGCGCCACTGTGGCGTCTGCCAAACCCTAG
- the ftsY gene encoding signal recognition particle-docking protein FtsY, giving the protein MFKSIRESLTRTRQTVFGQIANVLGTAEIDETTWEDLEALLIQADMGVETSLALVEAMRERVRREGLYRADQLMQALKAEMRNMLTDPPPFSMETPRLLTVAMVVGVNGSGKTTSIGKLAYYYRNKGRKVTLVAGDTFRAAAIDQLTIWSERAGVPIIAGQPGGDPGAITYDGIRASRARGSDLVLVDTAGRLHTKYNLMKELEKVYSICQRSVHQAPHEVLLVLDAPTGQNALIQAAKFKESVKVTGVILTKLDSTAKGGMVFAIYHDLGLPVRFVGTGEKLEDLAPFDPDQFINGLFD; this is encoded by the coding sequence TTGTTCAAAAGTATTCGTGAGTCGCTGACCCGCACACGGCAAACCGTCTTTGGTCAAATAGCCAACGTCCTGGGAACAGCCGAAATTGACGAAACAACCTGGGAAGACCTGGAAGCCCTGTTAATCCAGGCGGATATGGGCGTCGAAACCAGCCTGGCGCTGGTGGAAGCCATGCGCGAACGGGTGCGGCGCGAGGGCCTCTACCGCGCCGACCAACTCATGCAGGCGCTCAAGGCGGAAATGCGCAACATGCTCACCGATCCGCCCCCGTTTAGCATGGAGACACCCCGCCTGCTAACCGTCGCTATGGTCGTCGGCGTGAATGGCTCCGGCAAAACCACCAGCATCGGCAAGCTGGCCTATTACTACAGAAACAAAGGACGCAAAGTCACGCTGGTGGCCGGCGACACCTTCCGCGCCGCGGCCATTGACCAGCTAACCATCTGGAGCGAGCGCGCCGGCGTGCCCATCATCGCCGGGCAGCCGGGCGGCGACCCCGGAGCCATTACCTATGATGGCATTCGCGCCAGCCGCGCCCGCGGCTCCGACCTGGTGCTGGTAGACACCGCCGGACGCCTGCACACCAAGTACAACCTGATGAAGGAGTTGGAAAAGGTGTATAGCATCTGCCAGCGCAGCGTCCATCAGGCCCCCCATGAGGTGCTTCTGGTACTGGACGCGCCCACGGGCCAAAATGCCCTGATTCAAGCGGCAAAATTCAAGGAATCCGTCAAAGTAACCGGCGTTATCCTCACCAAGTTGGACAGCACCGCCAAAGGGGGCATGGTGTTTGCCATCTACCACGATCTGGGTCTGCCGGTGCGCTTTGTGGGCACGGGCGAAAAGCTCGAAGACCTGGCCCCGTTCGACCCGGATCAATTCATCAATGGTCTCTTTGACTGA
- a CDS encoding exodeoxyribonuclease VII small subunit, with the protein MIDPAELTFEAALQELTETVTRLEAGELSLEESLALFERGQALASQCQKLLETATLRVEQLTADGEIVEMTLE; encoded by the coding sequence ATGATCGATCCCGCGGAATTGACATTTGAGGCCGCCTTACAAGAACTGACGGAAACCGTCACCCGCCTGGAAGCCGGAGAACTATCGCTAGAAGAATCGCTGGCGCTATTCGAGCGCGGGCAGGCATTAGCCAGCCAGTGTCAAAAGCTGCTGGAAACCGCCACCCTGCGCGTCGAACAATTGACGGCGGATGGCGAAATCGTGGAGATGACGCTAGAATAA
- the rsfS gene encoding ribosome silencing factor — MEILELAHLLVESILDKKGADILLLDIRGESIFTDYFLLCSGDNPRQLKALANAITADAKEKAETLPWGVEGDPESGWVLVDFGDLIIHIFSPDRRAYYGLEDLWNTGQVLLRMP; from the coding sequence CTGGAAATTTTAGAACTGGCGCATCTGCTCGTAGAATCCATTCTCGACAAAAAAGGCGCTGACATTTTATTGCTGGATATCCGAGGCGAGAGCATCTTTACAGATTATTTTCTCCTTTGCAGCGGCGATAACCCGCGTCAGTTGAAGGCGTTGGCCAACGCTATCACCGCCGACGCCAAAGAAAAAGCGGAAACCCTTCCCTGGGGTGTTGAAGGTGACCCGGAAAGTGGCTGGGTGCTGGTCGATTTCGGCGACCTGATCATCCACATCTTTTCCCCGGACCGTCGCGCATACTATGGCCTGGAAGATTTGTGGAATACCGGGCAGGTTTTGCTGCGAATGCCGTAA
- a CDS encoding cytochrome c — translation MKRWIFFGIMALLGLSLAACQGSAPATTATPAAMMPGRDQGMMARHMAPIPEEYAGISNPIPADATSLQKGQALFTTNCSPCHGDRGMGDGVASPVLTPPPAPVARTSRMMGDDYLYWRISEGGAQPPFNSAMPAWKAAFSSEEIWDVINYIHTLATN, via the coding sequence ATGAAACGATGGATCTTTTTCGGGATTATGGCTCTGTTGGGCCTGAGCCTGGCGGCGTGCCAGGGCAGCGCGCCGGCGACGACGGCAACGCCCGCGGCGATGATGCCGGGCAGGGATCAAGGAATGATGGCGCGGCATATGGCTCCGATTCCTGAGGAGTATGCCGGCATTTCCAACCCCATCCCCGCCGACGCCACCTCCCTCCAAAAAGGCCAGGCCCTGTTCACCACCAACTGCTCCCCCTGCCACGGCGACCGTGGCATGGGCGACGGCGTCGCCAGCCCCGTCCTCACCCCCCCACCCGCCCCCGTTGCCCGCACCAGCCGCATGATGGGCGATGATTACCTCTACTGGCGCATCAGCGAAGGCGGCGCGCAGCCCCCCTTCAACTCCGCCATGCCTGCGTGGAAAGCAGCCTTCTCCAGTGAAGAAATCTGGGACGTGATCAACTACATTCACACGTTAGCCACCAATTAG
- the ndk gene encoding nucleoside-diphosphate kinase, with protein sequence MERTLILIKPDGVQRGLMGTIIDRFERRGLKLVGMKFMQISPELAARHYEIHKERPFYNSLVEYITSGPVVAMAWEGKDAIAAARKTMGATNPVAAEPGTIRGDLGMEIGRNLVHGSDSADNAIKEVNLFFAEEELVAWARNTDPWIRE encoded by the coding sequence ATGGAGAGAACGTTAATCTTGATCAAACCTGACGGCGTGCAGCGTGGATTGATGGGAACCATCATTGACCGTTTTGAGCGCCGTGGCCTGAAACTGGTGGGCATGAAGTTCATGCAAATCTCCCCCGAACTGGCCGCCCGGCACTACGAAATACACAAAGAACGTCCCTTCTACAACAGCCTGGTCGAATACATCACGTCAGGCCCGGTGGTAGCCATGGCCTGGGAAGGCAAGGACGCCATCGCCGCCGCCCGTAAGACAATGGGCGCGACCAACCCCGTGGCCGCCGAGCCGGGCACGATTCGCGGCGACCTGGGCATGGAAATTGGGCGCAACCTGGTGCATGGTTCCGACAGCGCCGACAATGCGATCAAGGAAGTCAATCTTTTCTTTGCCGAAGAAGAACTGGTTGCCTGGGCGCGTAATACGGACCCCTGGATTCGTGAATAG
- a CDS encoding tetratricopeptide repeat protein produces MSEISIHAYHERIEKLIEESRLAEAVTHCRHILNQHPRHIATYRLLGKAFLEQQQYSSAVDLFQRVLSADPEDFIAHIGLSIAYKAEQLQTQAIWHMERAFEIDPYNAVIQDELKALYAQRDGIAPERLILTQGALARLHYRSGLYPQAIAATRELLAADPGRVDLQTLLAEALWRDDQRVDAVAICLNLLQTLPNCIKANAILAEVWLQTGRISEAHHYMQRLQPLTLLDHQYAALETPVGSAFRTEGALPVPPEQWVDELDDAELLHEEVAEPAADWVSELTRLDESDDAVDVNWFDDTPDLDWFKAPPQEPTAIVDDVPDWLREISDETGMDLFDAAAEPLPTGESPTLMVEDESEEDVAPMDAAADDALPILEDDDGMETSPALDLVDMDEAFAAADADFADWLDQTLVEHGDAPPEPVAAVSPPVMPDPRLVANLPDWLRDDEADGDEESVPASNLLDELALLAADEEDDDADDAPAAEARLMMTLDEVPTGELPDWVRAGIDAAPDDEGEFPAWQAEDPDPFPAAVHTGALSGFLADDQSDAPNTDDEDLQTWFATLADRENTDADPFSANVENVTVAMTDSGDLTTWLDEMMQDLAVEHTDDPESGQVLPPALQFEVQAMSEIDDSRNDQLDAPEEEEASAAMKPVPHEEAAQKAAQEAAQKAAQEAAQEAAQEAAQEAAQEAAQEAAQEAAQEAAQEAAQEAALDEIPDWLQMDLDSGDDVGALPDWLQPPSSESRLEDAELPSWLKTPTPPAAATEDASPDDAQLADADLTWLDQIAAGQGAALEEPPTLTWPEDAAVPDADLDWLARLSEGDDVSDEAVLPDEAGEAYDWLGQMAAGSDLSGDALTMAADDGDEDDIFANVPEDPEAAMAWLEQLAARQGAPLEELPTIDEAVSAEKYADVIGAEPEPAAADQFPAAELTEVGALALEMPEDPEAAMAWLEQLAARQGAPLDELPTVTERPPTTEPPVAAVAAEAEPAVELPALVSEPEEVPALEPEEEVEATPAAAEALAAEMPEDPEAAMAWLEQLAARQGAPLEELPTISEAAPDDVVAAVEQEEMPAAPPAERSAAAELESWLDESLSAEDFAAQIPDDPEAAMAWLEQLAARQGAPLDELPTVAERYPVTESPTTEEAPAPEPPAVEAAAPEAETVEAEAEMAVADVVPDDLEAAMAWLEQLAARQGASLDELPTVTERPPVTERPPVAEQPPIPVEEVAEMPAADDLSISVPTEPETAPIPEPVAPPPVEVVSADAAVWDEEVPEDSVAALDWLVRLALADMAQEEWELETPPAAAPTEEIDLDWLVADEVEAEATAAVEPAFDWEAMSELEVAESLPDWLSAETPTEGPDWLAGLDEADLDDWLIAEEAAAEAAEFTLPETGALLTLESLASHATTEEEVEAETPLMAERPSVEEAAGAGLDVDRLNQARAAVDAGNIDEALTLYQSLVDAGAGLDAIVSDLEAASTRFRRRPLLRRLLGDAYVQQGNLQKALNIYREVMDDL; encoded by the coding sequence ATGAGCGAGATTTCCATACACGCCTACCATGAACGGATCGAAAAACTGATTGAGGAAAGCCGCCTCGCGGAAGCCGTGACGCACTGCCGGCATATTCTCAACCAGCATCCTCGCCATATCGCCACCTATCGCCTCCTGGGTAAGGCCTTCCTGGAGCAGCAGCAGTACAGCAGCGCCGTGGATCTCTTCCAGCGCGTCCTCAGTGCCGATCCAGAAGATTTTATCGCCCACATTGGTCTTTCCATTGCCTACAAAGCGGAACAACTCCAGACACAGGCTATCTGGCACATGGAGCGCGCCTTCGAGATCGATCCCTACAACGCCGTTATCCAGGACGAGTTGAAAGCCCTCTACGCCCAGCGAGATGGCATCGCCCCGGAGCGCCTCATTCTTACGCAAGGCGCGCTGGCCCGCCTGCACTATCGCAGCGGTCTTTATCCGCAAGCGATTGCCGCCACCCGCGAACTGCTGGCCGCCGACCCCGGTCGCGTGGACCTGCAAACATTGCTGGCCGAAGCGCTCTGGCGCGATGACCAGCGCGTGGATGCCGTGGCTATTTGCCTGAACTTGCTGCAAACGCTGCCTAATTGCATCAAGGCAAACGCTATTCTGGCAGAGGTCTGGCTGCAAACAGGGCGCATCAGTGAAGCGCATCATTACATGCAGCGATTGCAGCCGCTGACACTGCTGGATCATCAATACGCGGCGTTGGAAACGCCCGTTGGCAGCGCTTTCCGCACGGAAGGGGCTTTGCCCGTGCCGCCGGAACAATGGGTGGACGAACTGGATGACGCCGAACTGCTGCACGAAGAAGTCGCCGAACCCGCGGCGGATTGGGTCAGCGAACTCACCCGCCTCGACGAATCCGACGATGCCGTGGACGTAAACTGGTTTGACGACACGCCCGACCTGGACTGGTTCAAAGCCCCGCCGCAAGAACCCACCGCCATCGTCGATGACGTGCCGGACTGGTTGCGTGAGATTAGCGATGAGACGGGGATGGACCTTTTCGACGCTGCCGCTGAACCGCTGCCTACAGGCGAATCGCCGACGCTGATGGTCGAAGACGAATCGGAAGAAGATGTCGCGCCTATGGACGCAGCGGCTGACGACGCCTTACCCATCCTGGAGGATGACGACGGCATGGAAACGTCCCCGGCGCTTGATCTGGTGGACATGGATGAGGCCTTCGCCGCCGCCGATGCCGATTTTGCCGACTGGCTGGACCAGACGTTGGTTGAACATGGCGATGCCCCACCGGAACCTGTTGCGGCTGTGTCGCCGCCGGTCATGCCAGACCCGCGGTTGGTGGCGAATCTGCCCGACTGGCTGCGTGACGATGAAGCGGATGGGGATGAGGAATCTGTGCCGGCATCTAATCTGCTGGACGAACTGGCGCTGCTGGCTGCCGACGAGGAAGATGATGACGCCGACGATGCCCCTGCGGCGGAGGCGCGGCTGATGATGACGCTAGACGAGGTTCCTACAGGAGAGCTGCCTGACTGGGTACGTGCCGGCATTGACGCCGCTCCCGATGACGAAGGGGAGTTTCCCGCCTGGCAAGCCGAAGACCCCGACCCCTTTCCCGCGGCGGTTCATACCGGGGCTTTAAGTGGTTTTCTCGCCGACGACCAATCTGACGCGCCGAATACGGACGACGAAGACCTGCAAACCTGGTTCGCTACTCTGGCCGACCGGGAAAATACCGACGCGGACCCGTTCAGCGCCAACGTGGAAAACGTCACCGTAGCCATGACGGATTCGGGCGATCTGACCACATGGCTGGATGAAATGATGCAAGATTTGGCTGTGGAGCACACGGACGACCCGGAATCAGGCCAGGTGCTCCCGCCAGCGCTACAATTCGAGGTTCAAGCCATGAGCGAAATCGACGACTCCAGAAACGACCAACTGGACGCACCGGAGGAAGAAGAAGCCTCTGCCGCCATGAAGCCAGTCCCGCATGAGGAAGCGGCGCAGAAAGCGGCGCAAGAAGCGGCGCAGAAAGCGGCGCAAGAAGCGGCGCAGGAAGCGGCGCAAGAAGCGGCGCAAGAAGCGGCGCAAGAAGCGGCGCAGGAAGCGGCGCAGGAAGCGGCGCAGGAAGCGGCGCAAGAAGCGGCGCAAGAAGCGGCGCTGGATGAGATTCCTGACTGGTTGCAAATGGACCTGGACAGTGGAGATGATGTTGGTGCGCTTCCCGACTGGTTGCAACCCCCCTCATCCGAGTCCCGTTTGGAGGACGCGGAACTCCCCAGTTGGCTGAAGACACCCACGCCGCCTGCCGCCGCAACCGAGGATGCCTCCCCGGATGATGCCCAGTTGGCTGACGCTGACCTTACCTGGCTGGATCAGATTGCCGCCGGACAGGGGGCCGCTTTGGAGGAACCGCCGACGCTTACCTGGCCTGAAGATGCCGCCGTGCCCGACGCCGACCTGGATTGGCTTGCCCGGCTCAGTGAAGGGGACGATGTGAGCGATGAGGCGGTTTTGCCAGATGAAGCGGGCGAGGCGTATGACTGGCTGGGGCAGATGGCCGCGGGGAGCGATCTGAGCGGCGATGCGCTCACCATGGCCGCCGACGATGGCGATGAGGACGACATTTTCGCCAATGTGCCGGAGGACCCGGAGGCGGCGATGGCCTGGCTGGAGCAGTTGGCGGCGCGTCAGGGTGCGCCGTTGGAGGAACTGCCAACGATCGACGAGGCGGTATCCGCGGAAAAGTACGCGGACGTCATTGGCGCGGAGCCAGAGCCGGCTGCCGCGGACCAATTCCCCGCCGCCGAACTGACGGAGGTTGGGGCGCTGGCTCTGGAAATGCCGGAAGACCCGGAAGCGGCGATGGCCTGGCTAGAACAGTTGGCGGCGCGCCAGGGTGCGCCGTTGGACGAGTTGCCGACGGTGACGGAACGTCCCCCGACGACGGAACCGCCGGTTGCTGCTGTGGCGGCGGAGGCGGAACCGGCTGTCGAGCTTCCTGCTCTTGTCTCGGAGCCGGAGGAAGTGCCGGCATTGGAGCCGGAGGAAGAAGTGGAAGCCACGCCAGCCGCCGCGGAAGCGCTGGCGGCGGAGATGCCGGAGGACCCGGAAGCGGCGATGGCCTGGCTGGAGCAGTTGGCGGCGCGCCAGGGTGCGCCGTTGGAGGAACTGCCAACGATCAGCGAGGCTGCCCCTGATGACGTTGTCGCGGCGGTGGAACAAGAGGAAATGCCGGCAGCGCCGCCAGCGGAACGATCCGCAGCAGCGGAGTTGGAGAGTTGGCTTGACGAATCGTTGTCGGCTGAGGATTTTGCCGCCCAGATTCCTGATGATCCGGAGGCGGCAATGGCCTGGCTGGAGCAGTTGGCGGCGCGTCAGGGCGCGCCGTTGGACGAGTTGCCCACGGTGGCGGAACGTTACCCGGTGACGGAATCGCCTACAACAGAGGAAGCGCCCGCGCCGGAGCCGCCGGCCGTGGAGGCGGCAGCGCCCGAAGCGGAAACGGTGGAAGCGGAAGCGGAAATGGCCGTGGCGGATGTTGTGCCGGACGATCTAGAAGCGGCGATGGCCTGGCTGGAGCAGTTGGCGGCGCGCCAGGGCGCATCGCTGGACGAACTGCCAACGGTGACGGAACGTCCCCCGGTGACGGAACGTCCCCCGGTGGCGGAACAACCTCCGATACCGGTGGAAGAAGTGGCGGAAATGCCGGCAGCAGACGACTTGTCTATCAGCGTACCCACAGAACCGGAAACTGCGCCAATACCCGAACCGGTCGCCCCGCCGCCGGTGGAAGTTGTCTCCGCCGATGCTGCCGTTTGGGACGAAGAAGTGCCCGAAGATTCAGTGGCGGCGCTGGATTGGCTGGTGCGTCTGGCCCTGGCCGATATGGCGCAAGAGGAATGGGAGTTGGAAACCCCTCCCGCCGCGGCTCCGACCGAAGAGATTGATCTTGATTGGTTGGTGGCGGACGAGGTGGAAGCGGAGGCAACGGCTGCCGTGGAGCCTGCTTTTGATTGGGAGGCAATGAGCGAACTGGAAGTGGCCGAGTCGCTCCCCGATTGGCTCTCCGCGGAGACGCCGACGGAAGGGCCGGATTGGCTGGCGGGGCTGGATGAAGCGGACCTGGATGACTGGCTCATTGCCGAAGAAGCGGCGGCGGAAGCGGCGGAGTTTACACTGCCGGAAACGGGTGCGCTGCTGACGCTGGAATCGTTGGCGTCGCATGCCACGACGGAAGAGGAAGTCGAAGCGGAAACACCCCTGATGGCGGAGCGGCCATCTGTGGAAGAAGCAGCAGGAGCCGGTTTGGACGTGGATAGGTTGAATCAGGCGCGCGCGGCGGTAGATGCCGGCAATATCGACGAAGCCCTCACCCTCTACCAATCCCTCGTGGACGCCGGAGCCGGACTGGACGCAATTGTCTCCGACCTGGAAGCCGCCTCAACCCGCTTTCGTCGTCGCCCGCTGCTGCGCCGCCTCCTCGGCGATGCCTACGTACAGCAGGGCAACCTGCAAAAAGCGTTAAACATCTACCGCGAGGTCATGGACGACCTCTAA